The following are from one region of the Penaeus monodon isolate SGIC_2016 chromosome 19, NSTDA_Pmon_1, whole genome shotgun sequence genome:
- the LOC119585042 gene encoding sarcoplasmic calcium-binding protein, beta chain-like produces MAYTWDNRVKYLVRYMYDIDNNGFLDKNDFDCLAVRVTLIEGHGEYSPDTFASNQKIMTNLWNEIAELADFNKDGEVSVEEFKQAVQTHCKGKKYDAFPSAFKVFICNQFKTIDVNGDGLVGVDEYRLDCITRAAFADVKEIDDAFDKLCTDEDKKAGGINKTRYQELYAEFISNTDENCNACYLFGPLKEVQ; encoded by the exons ATGGCTTACACCTGGGATAATCGCGTCAAGTACCTCGTCAGGTACATGTACG ACATCGACAACAACGGCTTCCTGGACAAGAACGACTTCGACTGCCTCGCCGTCCGCGTCACCCTCATCGAAGGCCACGGCGAGTACTCCCCCGacaccttcgcttccaaccaGAAGATCATGACTAACCTGTGGAACGAAATCGCCGAGTTGGCTGACTTCAATA AGGACGGCGAAGTGAGTGTGGAGGAATTCAAGCAGGCCGTCCAGACACACTGCAAGGGCAAGAAGTATGACGCATTCCCCTCCGCTTTCAAGGTCTTCATCTGCAACCAGTTCAAGACCATTGACGTGAACG gCGATGGGCTGGTCGGTGTTGACGAGTACAGGCTGGACTGCATCACACGGGCTGCCTTTGCCGACGTCAAGGAGATCGACGACGCCTTCGACAAGCTCTGCACC GACGAGGACAAGAAGGCCGGCGGCATCAACAAGACCCGCTACCAGGAGCTCTACGCCGAGTTCATCTCCAACACGGACGAGAACTGCAACGCCTGCTACCTCTTCGGGCCTCTGAAGGAGGTGCAGTAG
- the LOC119585043 gene encoding sarcoplasmic calcium-binding protein, beta chain encodes MAYSWDNRVKYIVRYMYDIDNNGFLDKNDFECLAVRVTLIEGRGEFSAEGYAKNKEIMANLWNEIAELADFNKDGEVTVDEFKQAVQKNCKGKAFADFPNAFKVFIGNQFKTIDVNGDGMVGVDEYRLDCITRSAFADVKEIDDAYDKLCTEEDKKAGGINLARYQELYAQFISNEDEKNNACYLFGPLKEVQ; translated from the exons ATGGCTTACTCCTGGGATAACCGCGTCAAGTACATCGTCAGGTACATGTACG acATTGACAACAATGGCTTCCTTGACAAGAACGACTTCGAGTGCCTCGCCGTCCGTGTCACCCTGATCGAAGGCCGTGGCGAGTTCTCCGCTGAGGGCTATGCCAAGAACAAGGAGATCATGGCTAACCTCTGGAACGAGATCGCTGAGCTCGCTGACTTCAACAAG GACGGTGAGGTCACCGTTGACGAGTTCAAGCAGGCTGTCCAGAAGAACTGCAAGGGCAAGGCTTTCGCTGACTTCCCCAACGCCTTCAAGGTCTTCATTGGCAACCAGTTCAAGACCATTGACGTCAACG GTGACGGCATGGTTGGTGTCGACGAGTACAGGCTTGACTGCATCACCAGGTCCGCCTTTGCTGATGTCAAGGAGATCGATGATGCCTACGACAAGCTCTGCACT gaggaggacaagaaggccGGTGGCATCAACCTCGCTCGCTACCAGGAGCTCTATGCCCAGTTCATCTCCAACGAGGACGAGAAGAACAACGCCTGCTACCTCTTCGGCCCACTGAAGGAAGTGCAGTAA